A genomic window from Candidatus Pelagisphaera phototrophica includes:
- a CDS encoding amidase family protein, which translates to MMIAKYRKILDVFVLAISIQIITAGPLKGDSFTLTTAGIREIQAAMEAGALTAEKLVELSIARIEAYDQTGPEIKSILSLSEKALETARALDKEYRLSGPRSPLHGIPVLAKDVFDTNDMPTTGGYSPLKHVIPDRDSTIVARLRKAGAIILAKANQSDWYTRPEMLASSTLGGNTKNPFALDRTPGWSSSGTSGGLAARFGTVGLGSETGFSIRTPTSDGNLYGLSTTSGLISRAGQMWSYVTGERGGPMARSVYDVCATLDAIAGFDSEDLWTANSLGKMPLEPYISFIDSNGLAGARVGVLSEAWDFTPIDEQVIELAKNSIKVFEENGAYVFDPVALGINLPGYLGSNPSPSRFERIAAINQYLTRQGPSYPYKTAEELLLQHIDLPIRDSDIELMKNPIDLDRDLAYRATLRGKETLRQMVIDLIDRYDLDALIYPHKLYGPLKLGPRNDPERQYTPNQLSPVTGLPAFIVPMGFTEDGLPVGLEILGRPWSEPTLIKLASGFEAATDNVMVPMATPALPGETFSY; encoded by the coding sequence ATGATGATAGCAAAATATAGAAAGATTCTTGATGTATTTGTATTAGCCATTTCGATACAAATTATCACTGCAGGCCCGCTCAAGGGAGATAGCTTCACATTAACCACCGCTGGGATTAGGGAGATTCAGGCCGCTATGGAAGCGGGTGCATTGACGGCTGAAAAGCTAGTCGAGCTATCCATAGCTCGTATCGAAGCCTATGATCAGACCGGTCCAGAGATCAAATCGATCCTTTCGCTGAGCGAAAAAGCACTCGAAACCGCAAGAGCACTTGACAAAGAATATAGATTATCTGGACCCCGATCGCCCTTGCACGGCATTCCCGTTTTAGCGAAGGATGTTTTCGACACCAATGACATGCCAACCACAGGTGGCTATAGTCCACTTAAACATGTTATCCCCGATCGAGACAGCACGATCGTGGCTCGCCTGCGAAAAGCTGGTGCAATCATTTTAGCCAAAGCCAATCAAAGCGATTGGTATACACGGCCGGAGATGCTAGCCTCTTCTACCTTGGGTGGAAACACTAAGAATCCCTTCGCCCTTGATCGGACACCAGGCTGGTCGAGCAGTGGCACCTCTGGCGGACTTGCCGCTCGTTTTGGAACAGTAGGTTTAGGAAGTGAAACCGGATTTTCTATCCGTACGCCAACTTCTGACGGAAATCTTTACGGACTTTCCACGACATCGGGATTGATCAGTCGTGCGGGTCAAATGTGGAGCTACGTCACCGGCGAGCGTGGTGGTCCGATGGCTCGAAGTGTCTACGATGTCTGTGCTACGCTCGATGCTATCGCAGGCTTTGACTCTGAAGACCTCTGGACAGCAAACAGCCTCGGAAAAATGCCTCTCGAACCCTACATTAGTTTCATTGATTCCAACGGCTTAGCAGGAGCTCGAGTAGGCGTGCTTTCAGAGGCTTGGGATTTCACCCCCATCGATGAACAAGTTATCGAACTGGCGAAGAATTCAATTAAGGTGTTCGAGGAGAATGGAGCGTACGTCTTTGATCCTGTTGCACTTGGGATCAACTTGCCTGGATACCTTGGCTCAAATCCCTCTCCCAGTCGCTTCGAACGCATAGCGGCCATCAATCAATATCTAACCCGCCAAGGACCAAGTTATCCTTACAAAACCGCCGAGGAATTGCTACTGCAGCACATCGATTTGCCCATTCGCGATTCCGATATCGAACTCATGAAAAATCCTATCGATCTCGACCGCGACCTCGCTTACCGAGCCACGCTCAGAGGAAAGGAAACTCTGCGCCAAATGGTTATCGACCTCATCGATAGATATGATCTAGACGCACTAATTTACCCACACAAACTCTATGGTCCGCTGAAGCTTGGACCTCGCAACGATCCGGAACGCCAATACACGCCAAATCAGCTGAGTCCCGTCACCGGGCTGCCTGCGTTTATTGTACCCATGGGATTTACCGAGGATGGATTGCCCGTTGGGCTCGAAATCTTGGGAAGGCCATGGAGCGAGCCAACCCTCATCAAACTCGCTTCTGGTTTCGAGGCGGCTACAGACAATGTGATGGTTCCAATGGCCACACCAGCCCTTCCAGGGGAGACATTCTCGTATTAA
- a CDS encoding tetratricopeptide repeat protein has product MDLSEAVKWYMKAAEQGHAESKHDLGRMYYTGEGVLQNDKESFKWFRKAAEQGCARGQVNLGVCYFQGIGVS; this is encoded by the coding sequence ATTGATCTATCAGAAGCGGTAAAGTGGTACATGAAAGCCGCCGAGCAAGGGCATGCAGAATCCAAGCACGACCTCGGCCGGATGTATTACACTGGCGAAGGCGTTCTTCAAAATGACAAGGAATCGTTTAAGTGGTTTAGGAAAGCCGCTGAACAAGGCTGTGCCAGAGGTCAGGTAAACCTCGGCGTGTGTTACTTCCAAGGCATAGGCGTCTCTTAA